The window tattgtgCTTTCGTGTAACTATCCTATTAAACATATTTtactttgttattttatttttgtttattagcTGAAATTACGGAATATATGTCATGGAATAGCTAGAGACAATTCATCCCAAAAAGATTAGAAAAGGAAAATacacatgaaaatttgaaaacaagtaagtatcattaaaaatacataattctttacttctaaattaaaaataaatttcctTAAATTGTAGGAAAAAGTTGATCGTTTCAGAGTGGAATATGCTTCGATTGTTATCTTTAATGAAATAAATCGAGAGATAAAGTCATTGCTGAATCTGAAGGCATAAGACTCTCAAAGCTATCTGCTGCAATATCAAGTCCTTTCTGTAAATTTTCATTAGaaaatatagaaagtgtatatgtTGAATGTTGTAAATTGTTATGAATTTATACACTGGTTGAGTATTGAATTATCTGTGTATTGTATagttaaaacaaaaatatccatTGCATCTTTGTAAATATTAAATTGAAACTTTTGATAAATTTCTTTGTCAAATTAAACTTCTATGAATCTGTTTGTACTGTATTGCAGAATTTGAAGCCCTATTAATCAAAGTTCACAATTATTAGGTTTAATATATTGAAGAAACTACAGATGCATCGAATTTCTTCTCATTCAACCTGATACTATTTACCATTAaacaattgaaaaaataatttaaaaaccaaCAGTAACTTGGTAAATGGAACAACACAACACAATTTAGAAAGTAAACCtcattctattaaaaaataaaaattttacactCATTGCACCGAAATTCATTCAAATAAACACCGAGAAACCTATATTATTTTCTTGATtctctgaactgataattcataatttgtccaTGATAAAGCCTAGAATTTGACTGCACCACTGATCCATCATCTAAAAGGTTTAACTGCAAAAAGTAAATCGTATATTAGCACAATTATCAACATGCACAAAGACTATTTGAATTTCAACTTAAACAGCAACATATGCATCAGACAATGTATGaaaatcaacaaaaagaaaatcaCCATCGTCCTTATATCCCTAGAGCAATGAAGCATGCCCCAATTCAGACAGCAAAATAAACCAAATattaaacctaaatccactaacaaaCAACTAAAATTACCTAACCACATGcaattctaactaactaactaaaatgcTATTAAACTAAGCTAACTATACTAACTGAACAGAACGTAAACAGAACGTAGCAAGGAATGCAGGGGAGACCTGGGAAAAGTAGAAATAGGGAAGAAGCTGAACAAAAGGCTAGAAGTAAAGTTAGTATCCATGTCAACAAATCACATAGATATGGAGGTAACCGAGAAGAACAGTGATCGAAAGTGGAGAGCCACTGGCTTCTATGGATGCCcgaaaaaccaaaacaaaaaggtTAGTTGGGATATTTTAAATGTGCTTGGATGTAATTCTAGACTACCTTGGATTATTTTTGGAGATTTTAATCAGGTGTTAAATAAAAATGAGAAGAGAGGAGGAAACCCAGTTGGCTATCTCAAGTAGAGGGCTTCATAGAGGCCATACAATCAAATAGCTTGTTGGACCTAGGCTTTGATGGTCATCCTTTTACATGGTCAAATGGGAAATCGGGTGATAGGAATATTCAAGAATGTCTGGATAGGGCCTAGCGAATGTAGAATGGAAAGAACTCTTTCCAATAACAACAGTCCAACACTTGGGAAGGTTCAAATCAGACCACAGTCCAATTCTAATAGACTTACAGGGCGACCGCCGTTTTAAGTTTGAGAAGTTTTGGTTATCGAATGAAGAGTGTTACAAGGTTGTTAAAGAATCTTGGAGAAATAGCACAGGAACGCTTGAAGAAAAGTTAGGGCAATGCAGGAGAAGGCTGGATAGATAAGGGGAGGAAAATTTTAGGAATATCCCAAAGAAGATTAGAGAAGAACAAAAGGAACTAGCCCACTTAAACTCAATCCAGCAAACTGAAGAGGTTTTGAGGAACACCAGGGTTGAATTATTAAAACTGGAAGAAATTTGGTTGTCGCAAAGATCAAGAGCCAACTGGATGAGACATGGTGATAGAAACACGAAGTATTTTCACCAGAAAGCATCttagagaaaaataagaaataaggTCGAAGCGATAATAGATGATGTGGGAAGAAAGattgaagatgagaaaaaaattgaatatgTGATGAGGAGTTTTTTTGAAGGACTTTTCTCATCGGAGGAGACAGTAGAGGCAACAAAGATCTGTGAAGTTGTCGGAGGCCGAATAGATGAGGAGAAGTTTCAATTTCTAAATAAGGATTTCTCTAGAGAGGAAGTGACGCAAGCTCTCCAGCAAATGCATCCAACAAAGGCTCCTAGGCCAGATGGTATGCCAGTCCTGTTTTACCAAAAGATATGGCCTATAGTAGGGGAAGAAATAACCAGAATAGTGCTCAAGATTCTTAACGAAGGTGCTTATCCAAAACCAATTAACCACACTCACATCTGCATGATACCCAAGGTAGCTAAACCAAAGCATACAAGAAAATTCAAGCCAATCTCATTATGTAACGTGAtcatgaagatagctaccaagacaATGGCAAATAGACTAAAGAGAATCCTACCTCAGATTGTAAGAGAAAATCAGAGCGCCTTTATTCTCAGGAGGCTTATTACAGATAATGGTTTGGTTGCGTTTGATATCTTCCACTACATGAAGAAGAAGACGGAGGGAAATAAAGGGTATGTGGGGATGAAGCTCGACATAGAGAAAGCCTACGATAGAGTTGAATAGAGTTTCTTAAGAGAAGTCCAAATCTCCATGGGATTTCCGGACAGGTGGGTTGAAATTATTTGGAGATGCGTGAGTACGACGTCCTTCTCGATATTACTGAATGGGTGTGCCAGGGAAAGTCTTTCAACCAGGGAGAGAATTGAGGTAGGGGGACCCTATTTCCCCTTACCTGTTCATTCTTTGTATGGAGGTACTCTCTGGTAATCTAAACAGAGCACAAGAAAACAGACAAATTCAAGGGATCAAGATAGCCAGACACAGCCCATAAATAAACCATCTATTCTTTGTAGACGATAGTATTTTATTCACTAGGGCCTCTGATCAGTCAATCCAAGCCATGACGGAAATACTGAATTCTTACCAGAACACGTAAGGACAACGCATCAACCTAGAGAAGTCGGAGATGTCTTTTAGCCAAAACATTCCTACTAACAGACAGATGATCATCCAAGATCGGATGGGGTTTAAGGCGGTGGAAAGACACTCGAAGTACTTAGGTCTACCAACTTTGGTGGGGAGATCTAAGAAGAGGGTTTTTGAGTTTGTTCAAGAGAGAGTTTGGAAGAAACTTAGAGGTTGGAAGGAGAAGACATTATCAAGAGTGGGAAAGGAGATTCTTATAAAGTCAGTTGTTTAGGCTATCCCGGCCTACATATTGTGCTTTTTCAAGTTGCCGAACAGCCTCTGTAGCCATATAGAGGCAATAATTAACAGATTCTATTGGGGTTCGAGGGAGGGGGAGAGAAAGATACATTGGGTCAGATGGGAGAAGTTGTGTTTACCTAAAGACAGAGGAGGTTTGGGGTTCAGAGAAGTAGAGGCTTTCAATTTGGCGCTCTGGTGAAACAAGGGTGGAGAATGATCAACAACCCAGACTCATTGGCAACAAGAATTCTAAAAGGTAAATACTTTAACAGAAAATCCTTCTGGAACTCGGATCTAGGCTGGGTACCAAGCTACACTTGGAGAAGCATATGGCAAGTTAAGGGCGTTATTGAGATAGGTGGATATTGGAAAATAGGAGATAGAAAAAATGTCAGCATTTGGAAGGATCCATGGCTTCCGAAACAAAATGGCTCCAAGCCATGGACTCCACCAAATACTTTGGATTTAACAGCACAAGTGGCAGAACTCATTCAAACAGAAGATAGGAGTTGGAACAGAGATTTAATAGAacaaatatttctaccatttgaGAGCCAACAAATCCTAAACATTTCAATCCCAAGAATAGACCAACCAGACAGGTTTATATGGAAAACAGCTAGAGATGGCATCTTCAAAGTCAAATTAGCATACCATGAAATTAAAGCCATAAATCAGAACCAGTCCATAGACACAGAGAGTGAAGGAAGAAAGGAGGTTACCTGGAAAGAAGTTTGGCAAATTAAAGCACCCCCAAGATCAAAGAACTTTCTTTGGCGTTTGATCCATGGATCCCTCCCTACAAACAAAAATCTCTGCAGAAGAGGGATGACGAGAGCTCCGTTATGTACTAAATGACGGAAAGCCACATAATTCTGGGATGTCGGTTCGCAAAGAAGTTGTAGTTTGTGACCCATTGCTGCTGAGAATGAAAGATGAGGCTGGAACTACTCTGAAGGAATGGGTTGCTATATTGTTGGGGAAtctggaagagaaagaaaaaactcTACATCTGCACCCTGATACACTAGTTGTGGATTGCGAGAAATAGAAGAACCTTCGAAGGTAGAGAATACACAATTGACGCAGAAGTGGACACATGCAAAGAAAATAGCGAACGAATTTTGAAAAGCTCAAGTACAGGAAAAGGAGAGAGGCTCTGTAATGACCACCCAAATGAAGCATAATTGGGAACCACCAACTACCACTCTCGTTAAAATTAATGTGGATGCAGCCATATCCAATGGTAATAATGGAGGAGTTGAGGCGGTGATTAGGAATGGTATGGGTCACATTCTTACAGCAGCAATATGGCCCACAACACAACCACTTGAAACCCTTGAAGCAGAGGCTCTTGCAATATATTTGGGGATGAAGCTAGCAAAAGAATGTTGCTTTATGGAGATTGTTATAGAGAGTGATTGCATAGAAGTGGTAAATGAACTCAAACACGGTAGACCAAACCCAACTTGCTTCAGAGCTTTTGTAGTAGATGCTCTATCTTTGATGTGTAACTTTAGATTAATGGCTTTCACTCATATTAAAAAAAGTGGAAACAAAGTAGCCCATGAATTAGCAAAAGAgtagtgctacacatacaagtcatttgggtttacaagtcatacaagttagGCCAAACCACACGCGCGCTACTCAACGGTTTTCATAGCGTgcttcgcgttcctcctcctcctcctcttcctcctttttctccttcttctttgcgtttctcctcctttttcttcgcgtgtttcatctttatcattgtttttttattactgttgttgcTGTAATTTTTTCCCCTCTTTCTCTGTCTATTGATTTtataacattatgtatttttttcttctttgtttgattttttctcccaagaagaattataagaaaataaaataagaagatgaggaagaagaagtagtagaagatgaggaggaggaagatgaagagttttgaattatacagaacttatcagaataaaaatacacccaaaattcttaaaaatatacccaaatatcttcgtgttacacccaaatttgctgcaaatatagaaaaatattttctctaatgctgcattttttttcttctttttttctttacttctttctttcttttagttaaatgaatgtaagttcatcatcttccaagtaattttgcagcattatgtgttttttcttcttctttatttgattttttttgtttttattcttgttaagagagtaaaacaataagaaacttgagaaggtaaaacaaaatagaaaaagatgaataaaaaaaaaaaagaagatagttatgatgatgaaaaaaagaagcaGTAGAATATGAGGAAgcggaagaagaagagttttgaattatgtagaacttatcagaataaatatacacccaaaattcttaaaatacacccaaatttactgtaaatacagaaaaatattttttttcaatgcaaaACTTTTACATTATATTCAAATtaaaccatcaacgatgaaatattgttcacctacagaatcataaactactaacaaaaaaattaactagaagaaatttcaatgaaaaaagaagaaggaagaggaggaaatGATGGTGTTGGTGGCGACGATAACGAAAGAACGtgcaatgaagaagaagaagaagaagaagaagaagaagaagaagaagaagaagaagaagaagaagaagaagaagaagaagaagaagaacgtgcagtaacGGCTGAAAGCGCGTGAATATAAAtaacttgtaaagacttgtatagGAAAATACTTATATATGGAGAATTATTCTTAGCAAAAATAGCCCATACCAATCTTAATACTATATGGATGGAAGAGGCTCCTAACCATATTCAAAATTTGGCCTGGTTGGACATTATAGCCCATATGAAATGAAAGTTTCTTCTtccatcatcaacaacaacaacaacaataataataataataataataataataatacatttaaagtatgttaatttatttgatttttttcttatgcatattacaaaaataattatttccaaaacaaaaaaataattatttataaatgaacataattaattatacgaCAAAGATAATACCAATacgtttatttttatcaaattaaatcctattaaattattaatttaaattcaatctatttaatttttaatttcaaaaacatTTCATACATTGTTCTGTGTGTGAAAAAGTTACGTAGAGATTTTTAATTGCCCAATCATGCCATTAATACATTCTCTTGCACTTTCTAAACCATACATTATTCTGTGTGCGAAAACTTTCAATTATTACCTTTTGCCATAATCTTAAACTACTTCATGATACAAATAATTTTCTTTCTCCTGATAATTATATCATTGTATACTATCGTATACTATTTAACGtactaataaataaaattcataacGTAAAATTGATATCATTACAATCAGTGGCAGAGCTTTCTTGGGACAATGGAGGCCACGGCCCCCCAAAACTTTTATAAGTAGTTCTATCTCAAAGAAAAACAAGTTAGCTcaattagttaaaataatatGCTTCCAACTTATATACTTGGGTTCAACACCCATCTTCaccattctttaaaattttttttcttgcatgcatatatttaaatcaatattacACTGAATTATATTCGATTTTTCGtatattttcatgcattattttatttttagaataatgaaaattatagTATAACTAATACTAATATCAGTTATtaataaaaagttaatattttattttaaatcaaaattacaaGTTAAATATTATTGTAGTATCAACATTgtttacattaataaattttaatatttttattttattaaaaatttaagattttattttgttgtattgtattatttgattgtaatgaaaataataccaaaaataattaatcttgagacttttaagagataaatattatcgaaaataaaattaatcttttaaaatgttacaaaataatttataagttgtaatcgtttttgtataatttaaataaaaatcaatttttttgaaaagaaaaattagtttttagattaaaaaatgattttttaaataaaaataagtttttatgagcaaaaactacttttttcatgtaaaaagtaattatttttttaaaattgactttttatttaaaatcaaat is drawn from Arachis hypogaea cultivar Tifrunner chromosome 12, arahy.Tifrunner.gnm2.J5K5, whole genome shotgun sequence and contains these coding sequences:
- the LOC140176658 gene encoding uncharacterized protein, which translates into the protein MTTQMKHNWEPPTTTLVKINVDAAISNGNNGGVEAVIRNGMGHILTAAIWPTTQPLETLEAEALAIYLGMKLAKECCFMEIVIESDCIEVVNELKHGRPNPTCFRAFVVDALSLMCNFRLMAFTHIKKSGNKVAHELAKE